TAGGCCAATGCGGAGCGCCGCGGCCCGCGCAGACACATACGGGGGTATCTCATCGGGGGCCATCACAGACGGCAGTCCGCTGATCGGGCCTATGCCCTTCAAGACGCAGATTGCCATGTGGGCGCTATTTGACGCTTACGACATTGACAGCCTGCGGGCCCGGAATCTTGAGAACCACGGAGCCGCGTCAGCGGCTGTAAACGACGTGCGAGACGTTGCCTTCCGCCATGCCAAGGCAATGTGCCCCAGGTGCAGAGTACCTAACGAGCTCAGGGCGGCAGCGAAAGCGGACGAGCCTTCCTTCAGCAGTCTCGATTGACTTGAGGGCAAACGGTTGAAGATCAAGGACGCTTACTTTGCTTCACCCGTTCAATTCCCTTTGAACCTCCGGTCGCTCAATACCATGATCTCCGACCGGGCATTCCGATAGACGAGGCAGGAAAACAAGAGCCGCCAACGTCCCGCCGCATTTGGCTGTTCAGGACATGGCGGCAGTGTATGTGGCACATCTCGCCTCGGCTAACCGCCTGGCGACATGATGAGCACTTCCCTGATGTAATCGCCAGGCTCCACCCTGGACTCGAACGCGAAATGAATGTCCTTATACTTGCAGTCAAGCCACAGTTTCAACTGGTCGTCGTAGTGCGGGCTTGTCGGATCCTCGGATTGCCCGCCAGGATACACAGCCCACGACTTCACCGGGTCGGTCAAGCTCACTATCATTCGCCAGCTGGGGCCGTGAACAGCAGGCTCGGCTCCTCCAGCCACGTTGGGGCATCTTCCGCCTCCGCCTGATGAGTACGGGCCGCGCCCCAGCTCCTTCTTCTCCAGAAGAGACGGCACAGTTCTATGATGCACCTCTCCCGCAGATGCGTCCGGCGGAGTAGTGCTCGGTCTTTCCAGAGTAGCTGCCATGGCGCCCTTCCAACCAGCTGATGAAAGCTGAATGCCGTCCAGAGAGAAGTGCTTGAGGTCCGACAAACCGGACCATGTCCACCATGGCTCGAACAGGTTCTTGAAGCAGCATGCCTGGAAGGCATCCCAGATGGCCGGGGCGGCCTGGTCCTTACTCATCGCCTTAAGGTCTCTCACACTCCCTCCACGCATTTTCGGCGCCTCTGAGTCAGAAGTTGCACGCCGTCTCTGCGAAAATCAGCGTCTTCGTCCATCCCCGTCTGGTGGAGAATGCGCAGGAGTGATACATTTCTCTTGGCAGCTGCCACCGTGGTTACGCCCTCGGACTGTATTGCACTACACCCGGAGAAAACCACATAGCGGCTGTCCTTGTTAATACGTCCAGGATCCTTCCTCTGGATTTACATCACTACTTAAGAGACCAACTGGACACAAGGCCCCGCCAAACCGCCAGCATCTGCTGTTCGCCGCCTGGGAGGATCTCCGCTTTCTGAAAGCGCCTGTTGTGGAGCACGGGATGGAGCATGCGTCTCGGCACGATGCGCAGGCTTCAAGCACGTTCTTATGTGAGGCAACATGTGGATTGCAGGGCTGCACGACTCCTGGTGCTGAGCGTCAACACTGGATGTCCGAGGAGGAATCTGAGGGGCTTGTGGCAAAAGGCGCAGTGCTGATCGGAACGTACTGACTGAGAGAATCATTCGCATATGAACATAGGGTTCATGGAGAGCAGCGCCATTTCGTGCACGCTTTGTGGGCAACAGCAAGCAATCGGAGGTGATCAAGCAGCTCACAAAGCTCCCACAGTACATTATGATAAGCAGCAGACATGGCAGAACATGGGCTGGCCACGGCAGAAGCTGTTCCTCGCGAATCTAGACCATGGGTGCAGATGCCCGCGGTTGGTCTCACGAAGGAGTGCCCGTTGAATGCTCGAGAAGCGAACAGCGCTCGCTGTGGCGCTTAGCGCTGCCCTAGTGTTGATTCTTTGCCCGGCGTCGATGGCGTCATGCGCGCGGAGGAATTTGGATCACAGGAAAATCTCCCTATCCGAGCTAGTGGAATACTCGACTGTGGCCATGAGCCAGGCTGTGCTGACTCTCCGGAGGCAACTGGACGCGTACGAGAACCTGACGTTTCAGTTCGCGGTCAATCCAGACCTAAATGCGCTCCTCGCTGATTACGCAGGTGGCGGAGACGCGAACCAGCTAGCTATTGCCAACCGCACTTTCTCGAACTACCTGGAGAGCTGGACGTTCGGCGATCAAGCCGTGTATGACGCGCTTTTCTTGGGTGAAGCCAATCGAGCGCGCAAGGCTCTGACCATGAGCGAGACGCTGCCTGCCGAGTTCATAGGATCATTCCGGGATTCGCAGGTTCACGATGCTATTGTCAAGGCCGACGGCAAGCCTGTCTGGTTCGCTAATGTACAGGTCACCTCCATGGGATCAAGCTTCGTCGTATTGGGCAGACGACTCAAGTATTTCTCGTCCGGCAGGCCCCTCGGCGTTTTCGCCATACTGATCAGGCCGGAGTGTATTTGTCGCCTGATTGCCGACTACCTGGCTGAGAACTACTACTTTTCCGTGGGAACGGTTAGGTCCAGTTACCTCCTGATTATGGACGGCAGAGGACGGCTCATCTCCATTCCGCCCAACGAGGCAGACGGGCCCACAACCGAAGCCAATGCTCGCTGGGCACTGGCATGTACGTCACAGCTCCGGAAGACACTGCCCGGTTGCGCGAACAGTGGTTATTTCACTACTACACTGGGCGATCACGATGTTGTGGTCATGTATTCGTCTGTCGAAGGCACCGACTGGCACGTGTTCGTGCCGATTTTGCCTCGTAGGCGACAATTCGCGCCGCCTTTAACGTACGTCGCGCACGACCCGTGGGCTGTGGCGACCGGGGCGGCCGCGGCAGGTTTGGTGCAGATCACCATCATCATCATCCAACGCACGCACAAACGCCGAGCAGGTGCGCCTGCTGGCTGTATAGCGGACGCACCTCTCACTTCTGGTGGGGGCACGTATGCGAAGCTGCCGGAGTCAACCGGCTCCGAGGCTCATGCTCCCAAAGCTCAGGCAAAGCCTGCCTGGCTCTACATGCTGACGCCAAGAGAGAAGGCGATACTGTTCCTGCTCTCTCAAGGTCATTCCAACCGCGAAATAGCTGAACGCATGTGCCTTGCTGAACAGACTGTAAAGAACCACCTGAGCGTGATGTATGACAAGCTCGGAGTGCGCGACCGTACTCAGGCATCGCTAATGGCCGTTGGGGTCGTGCTCTCCGACGAAGAGATGGACTTGCCGGAGAAGTGAGTCCGCCCCGACCACTCCCCTTCAACTCACAACTGCTAGCCCCCCGATGCCTCAAATGCAGGCAACGTACATTGGTACCAACCCGAAGAAGCGCACGTTGACGCCGCGGCTAGCGGGTCTCGCAGGCAGCCTGCCCTTGGTTCACAGTGAATTCAGACATCACGCAAGGATTATAGTACGGTTCTCCCAGTACTATAGTAATTATTTGTAGGGTTTTACGGGAAGCACTAAATTAGCCAAGAGATGTGTCGATCTCTCCGACGGAGAGCCTTGAAGGGGGCAGGCTCGCTGATGGCGTTCTTGGCACAATGAGTTTGTAAGGGAGGGCAGCGTGTCGGCCGTGTTGGCTTTGCCGATGGCTGACGCCGGTTATCATGAAGTGGTTGATGAATATCAAAATCAGGTCGAAGCTCATGTTGTTGATAGTGCTATTGCTGCTGGCCATGGGGGGGCTGGGTTGGTTCTCGATCACTCGAATCGACCTACTCACTCACGACATTGCAGCAATGGGCACAAATCTTCTTCCTAGGACTCAAGACGTCCTCAATGCCAAGTACTATGCAGCCAGCCTCAGGAGGAATACACTCCAACACATCCTGTCAGAGACTCGTGAAGAAATGGATACGTACCAATCCAGAATAGAAGACGACGCAAAGCGATATGAAAGCAACATGGCAAGCCTAAGTCAGCTCCTTACTACCGAGGCCGGGAGGCAGACGTACTCTTCGCTTGAGAGTACATGGAGGGAGTACCACAATATCACGAACGAGATTGTATCGCTTTCTGAGCGCGGCATAACCGGGGACGCGAAGTCTTTGGTGCGTGGCAGGGCCCGCGAACTTGGGGAATCCATAAAGCAGACTCTCGATGAACTCATTGGGCTCATAAACGACAACTGCGATGCTGTTCTCGCCGCAGCCCAGGCCAACGCTGCCAGAAGTCGAACCACTGTGCTCATTGTCATACTGGCGCTGGCTGCAATAGGAACCCTTCTTGGACTCTACTTGGCCAGAATCATTACATCTCCTCTCCGAGGTCTGGTCGACGTGGCCGAGCGTGTTGCCCAGGGCGACCTCACCTCCAGCCCCGAGGTTCGTTCTCGTGATGAAGTAGGTCTTCTCGCCCACGCTCTGGGTCAGATGGTGGCCAACCTCAGGAACATAATCGGAAACACCACTGCTACTGCTCGCGACGTTGCAGCCGCAAGTGAGCAGTTGGCGGCTGGGGCAGAGCAGGCAGCCAGTGCCGTCAATCAGATATCCACTACCGTTCAGCAACTGGCGGCGGGCGCCGGCGAGCAGTCTAGCAGCGCTGCCACCACGGCCGAGGCTGTGGAGCGCCTCAGCGCCAACATCGATCATGTATCCAAGGGCACTGATTCTCAGAAGGTCGAGATCGGCAAAGCTGGAAGGCTAGTGCTCGAGACGAGCTCGTCGCTTGATGACACCATGGCTGTTCTCTCGAACATGAGGTCTGTGGCCCAGCAGAATGCAGACGTGTCCACAAAAGGCAAGGAGTCGGTTGGTTCTGTGATGGCGAATATACAGCGCATCAGTGAAAAGACTTCAGTCGCCACAGATCAGATACGCGAACTCGACAGCCACTCTCAGGAGATCAGCAAGATCGTTGAAGTCATAAACGACATTGCGGATGAAACGAATCTGTTGGCTTTGAACGCCGCCATTGAGGCGGCGCGCGCAGGCGAACATGGCAGGGGTTTCGCAGTAGTCGCCGATGAGGTGCGCAAGCTGGCCGAGCGGTCGTCAAGCGAAACCAAGGCCATAGAAGAGCTTATCGAACGAGTGGGCAGGGCAACCGAGAGCACGGTGGCCACTATCGAATCGCAGCAAGAGGAAGTCAGGCAGGGCAGGGAATTATCCAGTCAGGCAGAGGCGATTCTGAACGAGATAAACTCAACGGCCCTCAGATCCGTGGAGGAGATAGCGCGATTGGTCCAGTCGTCGACTCAACTGCAGCAGGCCAGTGAAGAGGCCGAAGAAGCTATCCGCGATGTGACTTCCGTCGCTGAGGCCAACGCTGCCGCTGTAACAGACATGACCGAAAGAATGGGCGAAGTGAAACGAGCCAGCGAAAACGTGGCCGCCATATCCGGAGAGACGGCTGCCGCGGTTGAAGAGGTGTCGGCTTCGACGGAAGAAGTGAACGCTTCGGTGGAGGAGATATCCACTTCTGCAAAGGCACTTGCAGACACGGCGGCGCGGCTTCAGACCATTGCGGCCGGCTTCCGGCTTTGAGCAATACGGCATCAGTCGATGCATGACCATTGGTTGGGCTCAGAGGCTTTCCAAGGACAGCTTGGGAAGTGTTAGTGTTGAGACGAAGCATCAAGCCTTATCGGCGCCGAGGTACGCAGTTCGACCACGATCGGGTTGTAGCTTCTGTCGATGCTGAAGAGGCCCTGCGCCTTGGCTAGCCGACCTCTACGCAACAGGCGCCTGCCTGCACCGTGCGCGATATGAGCAGGGCACGAAGGCAGGCGCTTTCCCTAGTTGCGGTTGGAGTCGGTCCCCTCTCGTTAGTGTCTTAGGTAGTGGTGTAAATCCAGCGGGAGGAGATTAGCGAGGATCGACTCCGAGGGGAATCGCAGAAGCGATTTACACCACTTGACAAGACGTGACCTTCCCCCGCCGTGGACACACAGGGAACATAAGCAACGAGGACCTGTTGGCTGAGATCTCTGAGTATCTCAAGGCCAGGATGAGCGATGAGCGACTGCTGTTGCTGGACCTCAAGTAAGCGCAAGCAATCGCCCGCTTGGCATCGTCCCAGTCGCGTGAGGGCATTCCTCGCCCGGTCGGGACGGGCCTTCCCTGGTCTTCCTCCAGTCTCACCCTGTCGGCCATGGAAAGAACGACTGAAACTGCCTGATGACTTGGCAGCATCCTGCGACTCAGATCACCGCGCCGCGTTCCTGAAGTCGCTGCTGGAGATGCACGATATCGATGTCGTGCGCCGTTCGTGCGTTCGTAGCGCACAAGCCGGCCGCGGTCCCGACCGCTTCCCCAAGCGCCATGCACGTTGGGGTGACTCGTGTCGCGCCGAGGGCTTCGTGACTCACCGATATGGCCCTTCCTGTAACAAATAGGTTATCGAGTCTCTCGGCGATCAAGCAACGGAAGGGCACACTGTATCCTGCCGAGGGAATGCCGCCGTCAGTTGAGAGTCCAGATCCTGCGGGATCGTGAATATCTATAGGGTATCCTCCGCGGCATACACTGTCGGGAAACGCTCTCCCTGACAGCACGTCGTCTCTTGTAAGCGTGTAGCATCCCACAAGCCTTCTGGTCTCGCGCACGCCAATCTGCGCGGCGGTATTGAGCAGATGCGAATCGCTAAACCCGGGCACATGGCGCTGAAGGAAACGCGCGATCAGCTCGACCTGTCTGCGTCCTTCTGTTTCTGCCCGAGTCATGTCCCAGGGATCTGTGCCGCAGCGACCCAACACGCGTGAGGTGTTCACGTGAACCTCTCCGGGCCGAATGCCCGTAAAGAACAGCACTCTGTCGCGGGGGATCGTCTTGGGACCATATTCTCGCCACAACGAGAAGAAACCTGATACTCCGGTCAAAGGCATCGCTGTCAACTCACCAATGAGACTGGTCTTGTGGAATTCTTCAGGGTTCGCCTGCATGTACTCTGCTATGTCACGTATCCGGACGCCTCCCATGCGGAAATTCATCGTCATCGGCTGCGTGAGGCCATCCACGTGCCTGCCCACCTCAAGCGGGACTCCCGCAAGGTACGCCAAGTCACCGTCCCCGCTGGCGTCCACGAACATCGCGCCTTCCACTGTCAGCCTCCTGCATCCAGAGAGCGCCTCCAGAGCGCCGATCCGCCCTTTGTGGACCAACGCGCCCATCACTGCTGAGTGCAACAGCGTATCAACATCGCTCTCCGCCAGCATTCGGTCGGCAAGAGCGCGCAGCGCCTCCGCGTCGAACGGGGTCACTGAGTATGTCCATCCTGTCGTGTCGCGAAGATGACCCGGGCTAGCGCCCATCTCCACTAGACGGTCGACGATAGCCTGAGCCAGTCCCCGGACACACTGATCACCTGAGGAGGTGTGAAACCCCTGCCACGGGTAAACCCCTGCCGCGGTAGACAGCCCCCCGAGAAAGCCGTAGCGTTCAATCAGAAGAGTCTTTGCTCCTTCGCGGGCGGCGGCCAACGCTGCGGCTATTCCAGACGGCCCGCCGCCCACGACCACTACATCGTATCTGCAGTCGCTGCCGCCGCCCATTTCGCGTCTCACCTTACCTCTAGTGCAGCTAGAGCATCGTCTATGGCCTTTCGGAATTGCATGGCGGCATCGCGTATCCCCTCGGTTGTGTATCCTGTTGCCACTACCCCAATCATGACGCCCTTCACTCCGCATTTGATCAGCGCTGGTATGTCGCCGGGCACAAGCAATCGCTGACTTGGCACTATGACAGGCTTGCGGGATGCCTTGGCTACCAGCTTGAGCGCGACCAGATCGTCAACTGACAGACGCTGACCGTACCCGTCATGCGGCACAATGTCCGCCTCTACGGCATCGAAGGGCAGCGACGAAAGCTCGGTGACGGCCTCCGCTGAGTGCATGCGTGTAACGGCGCACATCTTGCCAATTGACTCAACCCGCAGAATGTCCGTTGAGAAATTGGACGCGAAGTTATCGATGAACAGGAAACCCAGTTCCTTCATCGTCCTGATCTCTTCAGAAGTCATATTCAGCCCAGCGCCCGGAACGATGCCGACAGGGATTCTGAGAGTGCCGATCATGGTGGAGAAGACGTCCCTGTAGTCGTCGAGAGGCCCAAAAGACCTCCCGCTGGCATCGTGAGTGACTGATGTGTGGACCTTAACGCAGTCGGCGCCGCCATCGCGGGCAGCCTCGGCATTCTCAATGGTGTTTTCAACTAGACTGACCATCAAGACAAACGACCGTTCTTGGAGCATCTTGGCGAATTGGTTCATCTGGCGACAAACCTCCTCAATCGGCGTCCACACACTGCATGTCGGCGCCGTCCTTGCCCGACCGAGCAAAGGCCACCGCCCCATTCTGAATCACGAGAAGAGGAGCACGCAGAGTCCGTATGTCCTCAAGCGGATTGCCCCTGACAGCTATCAGATCAGCAACCATGCCCGCGCGCACTTGCCCCAGCTCATCGCCGCGACCCATCCATCGAGCAACATTGACGGTCGCGGCCTGTACGGCC
This sequence is a window from Clostridia bacterium. Protein-coding genes within it:
- a CDS encoding penicillin acylase family protein, producing the protein MRGGSVRDLKAMSKDQAAPAIWDAFQACCFKNLFEPWWTWSGLSDLKHFSLDGIQLSSAGWKGAMAATLERPSTTPPDASAGEVHHRTVPSLLEKKELGRGPYSSGGGGRCPNVAGGAEPAVHGPSWRMIVSLTDPVKSWAVYPGGQSEDPTSPHYDDQLKLWLDCKYKDIHFAFESRVEPGDYIREVLIMSPGG
- a CDS encoding methyl-accepting chemotaxis protein; protein product: MNIKIRSKLMLLIVLLLLAMGGLGWFSITRIDLLTHDIAAMGTNLLPRTQDVLNAKYYAASLRRNTLQHILSETREEMDTYQSRIEDDAKRYESNMASLSQLLTTEAGRQTYSSLESTWREYHNITNEIVSLSERGITGDAKSLVRGRARELGESIKQTLDELIGLINDNCDAVLAAAQANAARSRTTVLIVILALAAIGTLLGLYLARIITSPLRGLVDVAERVAQGDLTSSPEVRSRDEVGLLAHALGQMVANLRNIIGNTTATARDVAAASEQLAAGAEQAASAVNQISTTVQQLAAGAGEQSSSAATTAEAVERLSANIDHVSKGTDSQKVEIGKAGRLVLETSSSLDDTMAVLSNMRSVAQQNADVSTKGKESVGSVMANIQRISEKTSVATDQIRELDSHSQEISKIVEVINDIADETNLLALNAAIEAARAGEHGRGFAVVADEVRKLAERSSSETKAIEELIERVGRATESTVATIESQQEEVRQGRELSSQAEAILNEINSTALRSVEEIARLVQSSTQLQQASEEAEEAIRDVTSVAEANAAAVTDMTERMGEVKRASENVAAISGETAAAVEEVSASTEEVNASVEEISTSAKALADTAARLQTIAAGFRL
- a CDS encoding FAD-dependent oxidoreductase; its protein translation is MGGGSDCRYDVVVVGGGPSGIAAALAAAREGAKTLLIERYGFLGGLSTAAGVYPWQGFHTSSGDQCVRGLAQAIVDRLVEMGASPGHLRDTTGWTYSVTPFDAEALRALADRMLAESDVDTLLHSAVMGALVHKGRIGALEALSGCRRLTVEGAMFVDASGDGDLAYLAGVPLEVGRHVDGLTQPMTMNFRMGGVRIRDIAEYMQANPEEFHKTSLIGELTAMPLTGVSGFFSLWREYGPKTIPRDRVLFFTGIRPGEVHVNTSRVLGRCGTDPWDMTRAETEGRRQVELIARFLQRHVPGFSDSHLLNTAAQIGVRETRRLVGCYTLTRDDVLSGRAFPDSVCRGGYPIDIHDPAGSGLSTDGGIPSAGYSVPFRCLIAERLDNLFVTGRAISVSHEALGATRVTPTCMALGEAVGTAAGLCATNARTAHDIDIVHLQQRLQERGAVI
- a CDS encoding LuxR C-terminal-related transcriptional regulator, with product MLEKRTALAVALSAALVLILCPASMASCARRNLDHRKISLSELVEYSTVAMSQAVLTLRRQLDAYENLTFQFAVNPDLNALLADYAGGGDANQLAIANRTFSNYLESWTFGDQAVYDALFLGEANRARKALTMSETLPAEFIGSFRDSQVHDAIVKADGKPVWFANVQVTSMGSSFVVLGRRLKYFSSGRPLGVFAILIRPECICRLIADYLAENYYFSVGTVRSSYLLIMDGRGRLISIPPNEADGPTTEANARWALACTSQLRKTLPGCANSGYFTTTLGDHDVVVMYSSVEGTDWHVFVPILPRRRQFAPPLTYVAHDPWAVATGAAAAGLVQITIIIIQRTHKRRAGAPAGCIADAPLTSGGGTYAKLPESTGSEAHAPKAQAKPAWLYMLTPREKAILFLLSQGHSNREIAERMCLAEQTVKNHLSVMYDKLGVRDRTQASLMAVGVVLSDEEMDLPEK